A segment of the Salvia hispanica cultivar TCC Black 2014 unplaced genomic scaffold, UniMelb_Shisp_WGS_1.0 HiC_scaffold_133, whole genome shotgun sequence genome:
AACTTGATAATGTATTTCAAGAGataaagtaaagaaaatatgCCTAAATATCTAAACTTGGAGATTTTAGCATTGATTTGAGATTGAGGGTAGCATCTTCATAATGGAGTTAAAATTCAGTCATGAACCAAATTTGAAGCAAATGAGATATAAAGATTTCTGAAATGAAAGAGGAAGAACAAGGAAAAGAAGAACTCTGGTAGAAAATCCTGGAGCATTTATGCACCACCTTTACTGCATGGCATATAACATTTATATCTCAGAAAGTTGAATCTGAAAAGGCTGGAGAGCAGAGTTTAGTTAACTAAATTTGTAGGTTTAGAAAATGGCAGTGGATGGCAGTGACTGGAAATGCCATGAGGTAGTGTGTGATTATGATCGCATTGGGGTGGAAAACAGAACCAACAGCCATTTTCAGGAGTGTGTTTTGCAGCATCTAAGCTGTGTATAACTATCTATTGGATACCATGTCAACCTTCTTTTTCTCAACTAGACAAATTTCTTTTCCCAATCTATGCTTACACTTATGAGTATATAAACTTATAAAGCTATCAAATTAGAACAGTTTCAGtaagtacaaaattttaattaacatcattcacaaatcacaaccAGATTCTCATTATGTTTTTCAAGACGTGCCCAGTTTCCTATCTAAATCTATCTTTGTCCCAAGATTAGGATTGgatatcattaatttattttgtaagaCAATAGACCTCAAAGATCAACAGCCAGGCCTTCAGGGCCATTTAATTCTACAATAGCAAGCATAAAAAACAGTGGAAGTGATTTAGAGTAAGCGAGTGGAATAAATAGCAGAACCAAACCTTAAGGGAGGGACGTATTGGTAGTTGTATCAAATAACTGAAGAGTACACGGAcattcatttcataaaatgaaatatgccCAACAAAGATAATAACTGAAACAAAGCGTAAGGCCTAAGATAAAAATCTCCAGTAACATTAACATCAACCTTGCTTTCCACTAGTCAAGTTGTAAGAGCATcagttaattaaatttgaaaaagaaagaggaTGTGTCATACCCAAGAATTTTAATCATTCTCCGCAGAAGATCAAACTCTGAAACACCTGGAAACAATGGTAGCCCAAGAAATAACTCGGCAACGATGCACCCAAATGACCACATGTCAATAGCTGTAGTGTACCTATGCAAGGTTAAGGTCTACACAAAAGCATCTTTTTGCATCATAAAGAATCTGTAAGTGAGTATAAACTATCATAAAAGAGCGGAGgaagatgaaaataaatgtaGCCCAAGAATTTAGTTCCTCAAAATCCGAGTGactattaaatactccatctatCCCACCATAAGCGAGTCACTTTCCTTGTTAGGGTGTCCAAGTGAGTCATTTTCCCTTTCAGCAAAAAtaatacatactccctcccatccacaaaaaatagtcccaTTTGTGGATGGCACGGctttaatgagaaattagtaaagtaagagagaagggataaaaaatagataaagtaggGGAAAGAGAAACGGTaaaagagagaggagaaaaagtgaataaagtattAGAGAAAGTTCCATTttgaaatgagactatttttcgtggacacccaaaatggcaaaatgggactatttttcgtcgacggagggagtatactttattctctcacctactttttctctctccacttaacactttaaatatcaatttcttaaatcatgtgccgaaAAGAAGCGTCTCGCTATGGCGGGACGGAGGGACAACTTGTTTTCCTTTACTCAATTAGAAGTACTATGATTAAGACTAGCTTCTCCATTATGGCAAGGTCCAGGGTATCCCAAGCAATTTTTTTGTGGGGTCAGGGGCCAGGGTTTATATCATTTTCAAGGATACTGGTATCCAAGAAGAACTTCTGGTGATCTATAGTACCGACTCTGCAAAAAAAAGGTTACTAGCTTAACAAACTAAGCTCAAATTGGCatcaacaaatttataaattccaaaattGAGAAAGCTTACCTGTATATAAGTAAACAGTACGATCTTCTCTACAAGCTGATCCAAAGTctatgattttgatttctgCTGGCTTCACGCTGTAATTTTATGTGTAAAtactttaaatatataagataAATAAGATGCATACCTTTTGTGGGGTTCAAAATCACAGAGCAGCTCACCTTGTAGATAGCAGAATATTCTCTGGCTTTAGATCACAATGAATTATGCCAGCATCTTTCATGAGAGCCAAACCCCGCAATATCTAGAATAATAAGAAATCAATCTTATTCCATGAATTAAACAGTCCATTCCATGAATaaactttcttaaaacccacaCCAGCTTGGAGAAAGGAAAAACAGTCCACCTGTTTCGAGAATAGCTGCACAATGCTCAACGACAACCTCTAAAATGATTCAACTTGATAAGCTCATACCTGATACAAGATTCTCAAGGCAATGCAGCTAAGTTCCCAGGTGTGGTCAAGCAAAAAGGTTTATCTCTAAATGGAATATTTGTGGACCAATAACTCACAGATTAACATCAAGCAGCTCAAAGACGATGCACAGGTGATTCTGGTacacaaaataatcataaatcCGGACAATGTGGTGCTTATCCTCAGGATCAAACTTCTTATTTAACTGCGTAAAGAAACAAAAGGCTGAAAACCTACCACAAAGAGTTCTAGGcgaataaaaatgacaaaaccaAGTCCAGAGCAGGCTTACTGTTGTTAGGATAGAAACTTCAACAAGTGCCTGCTGGTAAAAAGCAggtaaattttttatgatctTGACAGCAACAAAACTGTTCATTTCTGCGACCCAACATTTAGCAACCTGCCCAAAGGTGCCTTGGCCAAGAACATCCTTCACAACGTACCTGCATACAAAAAGTAGATGGCAAATCATCATCTGATGTTACATACAAGTGAGAAGCAGAGAGCCTAGCAGGGGAGAACAAGAGCAGGAGAAAAAAGGCAGATGtcgaataattttttataatatgtaaCCATGTGATACAGAAACTTCAGTAAAGAATACTTTTCTCAGCAATTCATACAGGCAGAATGCCAAAACCAAGATGATCGATCCagttttcttttactttttcttcattactGACCGGATACTAGATGGTACTTCTctgtcccaagatattagacccaTATAccattttggggtgtcccGACATACTTGAgccatttctatttatggtaaaaatttatttattaccaactccacttacaccataaaacaacatctcctaaattctcgtgcccaaaagaaagaggtctaatatcttgggacggagggagtaacatttttCTTACAAAAGAACTTATATCATTGAGAACCAttcattgatttatttatccaTTTCCTGTTCCATGAACATTAGGTTGATACTTATTTAAAATGCCGGACAGGaagatattttattcaaacaatTATGTTGATCAATGcgaaatatattaaaatgggAATCCAGTGGCATACcaagataaattaattgtaacaATTAGAAACCCTATGGTATCAGTCCAACACCAATGGAATCTTGATATAGACCAGAAATTACAAGGGTCAGTGCACTACTCATAAAAATCCCTGTTTTATTAACTAAATTCTTCCACCtgttaaaaattacaataagaCACGTATTCTGCTAAGTGTTCGCATAACGCAATTGCCACTATATGTTCAAAATGTATCATCTTGAGttttaacattaattatttaaatatgaaagtAGGACGTAATGCTTAATGCTACCAAAAAGGTACACATTCCTTCAAATCCTTGAGCAAATTCCCCGGACATCGAGATAGGCATACCTTTGATTTAAGTTTGAGTTAACGAGGGAATAATTTACGGTCAGGATCAGGTCTGAGTTTTCATTATCGCAACCATCATTCAAAGTCCAACAGATGGTGACGTCAAGAACCTCTTTAGATTCAATTCTTCTGAATAACAAAACTGAGGGTTGCATAATTGATATATCTCAACAATATCCTTAGTCAAGCGGGCAACCAACTGcaaccaaaaaaagaagaaaattctaaaattaaccTACAAGTTCAACAAAGGTTACACAAAGCAAACGGAGTCCTAGCAAAAAATGACAGATAAGCAGCATGTCAATGAATAATAGTTTGTCaggaaaaacaaaagcaaagcCAGAAAGGAGATAAGTTCCTTGATAGAGGACATAATATCATCCAACAATAAAACTGAATCATGACCAGCCATTGTAATATGCACAGTCCATATATATAACCAGAATATCTTGATCTTTTGACCTCCTTCCCAGTGACAACAATATTGAGGCAGTTTCTTAAACTTTCTGTCTTATCCAAAAACAATCTTTCCTTTCTTCAGGTCAACAAGCCAATGACAATTTTACATAGGATTTCACTATTAAGGCTTCAGAAATTCATTCTTACTCAACCTATCTCAACAAAATGAAGTGATGCTCTATCCACAAACCACGCCCAAGTCAAGACCACTACTTTTATATTCTTCAGATAGCATGGCATGCGATTATACTTTGGAattgatttatgaataaaGGACTAATATATCCTGATTTCTTGTGTTGGTACAACCACAGCCATCACAACTCACAAACTTactcatttaaatttatactgaTTCAGTGACAACTTAATTTCAACAAGTTTAGTTGGTTGATACAAGTTTATTTCTGCATTGATAATTTGATGATACATAGATGGTCCAGAATCTATATGGTCAAAATGTATATAGTTTTGTTCAAAGCAGATACATAATATCATGCCAACAACATCTAATACCAACCTCTAAAGGTAACCTGTTAATATATGAAGCATCATTAATGTATTCTCCAACATTGGTCTCTTCCTAATTACTTTCAAGGTCATCTACTGCCTAACGTTATATGCAACCTATAAATTTATGTGATCTATTATAATCAACTGCTTCACTGCCAAACAGGATGAAATGCTCGGCAATCGGCATACATGATCAATAGTGAAATAGGAAATGTAGCAAGAACCATAGcaaccaaaccaaaccaaaccaacAACCACATTCTTTGACAGATCACAGCCAATTCAAAAATTAGGCACTTGGGGAAGCTGAAATCGTAGATTAAGTGATTGTAGCTATGCAATGAGGGATGAAAAACGATACCGGTCTCTTGACGACCACCCGAAGATGTTGGGGCTTGGTATTGGTGGGGAGAGTTGGGAATAAGGTCGGAAGGCAAACGGCCTAGGGCGCCATGAGATTATCCTGgatgatgaggaagaggaagatgtTGAACTCTCGCTGAGTTGCGGGATTCAGCTTCCCTAGCAGCGGCAGAGCAGAGACCTCGTCCATAACTCAATCCTACCTCAATTATATTGATTGATGAATAACAGATTAAAGATTCAGTTGAATTGAAAGTCAGAAACAGGGATGGTATGGTTTACTCCTCCAGCAAATTCGAGGAATTTACCGGAAGATTGTAATCccatcctcctcctccactcAGGAAAGAATCTTCAAAATCAGGCACATAaacaaatataacaaatttctttttatttttttttctggaaaaaaaagagaaaagaaatggGAAGGAAGGGCAAAACGAGGGAATCGATCGAGCTGAGGCGAGAAgggagaaaagaaagaaatcaaaGAGATAGAGCGATGAAGTGAAAATCGGTAGAAATGAATCTGAATTTGGaggaaataattaagaaaattagagGGAAAAGGGTGAAGGCGCTGTGAAAGGGGTGGGGTGTTTTGTGGTAATCGGGGATGAGCAGTAATTGAACAACTACTACTGTGTCTGTTACTCTATTTGGATTAGCAGTAAAACTACAGTCCCAACATTCTTCTCCccatttcacattttatttatgctCATAATTACTTAAATAATAAATCCAATAATGTTTGAGGAATCTTCAGCTGTATTAATATAGGCCAAAATCCAAATTGCcacaaaaaattatgaaatttagcTATTTACTGCTCAATTCCATCcctttttaaaatagttacttatatcataattttgatttttttaattgttatttagATGTGGAggaaaattatactaatatgacttgaaaattgaaatccatttttttgcAAATGTGTGTATATGCAAAAGCCATTGACTTTAGTACAAACGTACATATTAGACTAAATTTTTTGCCTTCTAAATCTTACGTACATGTTTTcctttaatcaaattaatggaacaataaaaaaaaactgatgaagttatgatatgattgaatatttttaaagttgcaggtttaaatttaaaaattttgaaaaaatttcttgatatgttggaaattttccccatttaatattcaaaaaagtCTTGCATCTAATACTTTTATCTTTaaagggagtatatttaaACCCCTTTTGCTAAAAGTTTactgtttaaattttttccccTGTATAAGATTGAAATTTATGTAAGATaatctttattcaatttggtttttttttacaaaattaggcATTAACAGTTAACACCCctaatcatataaaaaaaacacatatcATAGTGgtaaaaaacatataaaccATCAAGCATTTCCCATAGCATCTCTGACCAAAAAATCAAGCAAAGACATGGGCCACATTCAGAAAAGCATTGCTAGAGTTGGTTCACATTTTGTAGAGAATATGCCTGATTGCAAAATGTGCAGAAAAGAAACAAGTTGGAAAATAAATCAACCTAGTCATGTGCTGAACTTGTGGTTTCCAAATTTCCCCCTGCATCCAAGCTAACGCCTCTCTTTTTTTAAGAGATACGAAAGTTTCTTTTGTGAGGTTTTTAAAAAACccaaggaaaaaaagtaaaagtttgATCAACACCTTATCTCATCcaatatttttatgcatttgcTAAGGGGAAAACGCCTCATTTTCATGATTGCAGCAGCCCCCATCTTTGAAGCTGCAGCTACTCCAACatagcatccacaatagcatCCCCGTTGCTTTGCGGCTTCTCTTGTGCTGCCCCGAGTGAGGAACCCGGGATGgtgtttattctcttcaaaaTGTTTGCTTCCCCGCCAGACCCAGAGGAAAGGCCCCCCTAAAAAATCCCGGGCCCAAAACTTTGGCCTTACAACATACCAAATGAGGGGGGGAAAAAGGTTCCAGTAGCCCTTTTACGTTAGCGAAAAAAACCCGGATCAAAACAAATTCGGAATGATGTAGAATCATTAAATGGGAGACCATACACAAGAGATGAAAGCAGCAATGGACCAATTAAAGGAATATCCGATGTATTGCTAATTTCCATATGTTTTGGTCAAAGGATAAAACAACAACACTTcagaaccaaaaaaaaaaataagcatGTGTAATCTCAATTACAGTTAGAAAGGAAGAGAAGGATACTACATGCATGTTGTTGAGTGGCAACACGGGTGTCGATAAGCATGAAGGCCTCAAAAAGTACCAATACGTTGGGCTCAATGCTACAAAGTATGAGATACACTTAATTTGCTAGACTGGGATATATCTTAGGTACTTGAGGAAGGGTCATCTTGAAAATATTGAAcccaaaaacattttaaacaTCAAGAGACTAGATCATTTAACATAAGTTGTAAATAGTTAATACTCAAGCATCACAGTGGGAATTAACAGTCAGGATAAGTGCTATtcagataaaaataaaacatattttgcATGTCATATTAATGTTAACCCTAATAATAAGTAATGCGATGAGAGTCGTTGCAGAGTGCAGTTGATATATACGGATCTATTGCAAACTTTTCTGCATAATTAGATATGCCATAACAAAAAGAGGAAATTGGTAGCAATCAATGTACGTACTTGTTTAAATTGAAATGGCAAATCTGAATTCGATGTTGGAACATTTTCAATCAGAAAAAATTTTCTAGTAGGTTCATAAATAACACAGGGTGACAGGGGGGACATTCTGCAGCAATTCCACAAAAAACATCTATCAAATGTACAAAAAAGAGCCTAAATGAAAGATGCAGAAACAACGATAATGAAGGTACAATTGAATAAACAAGGAAAGAAAATAGATGGGAAACAGGGTTTCTGGTCACTAATACAtgtatttttttgggtttaatTATTCCCCGGGCTTAGATCGAGAGGAGTTAATCTCCGCCCATGTCAAACACACTGAAAGTTCCCTGAAAGAGAATTTTGAGTGGAAATTGAAAATCAGCACAGGCACAAAAGGGCAGTTGCgtaatcaaatcaataaaacagaattaattgagaaaattagcaataaaattgaaatttaggATAATGATTAGCTGGGCAGAAATAGAATTACCTGGGCTGGGAGgatgagaaaaatgaaacGCCAGTCAGAGTTTTTGCAACAGAAATGAAGACGATGATTTTGgaatatttaaatgattattcTCCGTTATAGTGGGTGAAGCTTAAACTGGGCCATATTCTCACTATTTGGAGGCcattaatttgtgatattcTCATTAATgccatttattaaaatcaatctCTCCCATACCATTTTTCCTCCCAAACTCACAAccacaatttatatttataattataacttttgGGACAAAAATAGTTTGGtgcaattaattcataataaagATGAAAggtcaattatttataatatattatgtatAGTTCTGCATTCAGCATTAAATTTATAGATTTCTAATTCGTAAATCATTACAACCTTTTCCACTTATTGCATTGAAAAACGAAACAAACTTTATTAGTCAATGATTTCATGAGTTACAATggcatttataatatttctcaaaagtcctcttttatttatgtatagatagatagcTACGTGCAATCagcattaaatttattgatttcttATTCGTTCACTTTGCTGTAAAGTATGAACTTAGATTTgttatgtgtatatattttatttttgaaactcATCATCATTCTCTAGCTCTATAAAGGTGTGATATTTGAATGATAcatatagaaaatgaaagatgaaTTATAAGAACTTGTCTCTCTTCAGGTACATGTCTTCCATGGATTGTCTTGAATTGAGCGGGTAAGGGGGGAGTAGCAGACCAGGCACTCAAATCTGGCAAAACCCCTGTCAAAGCCATATAGTTTTCTCCTGAACCCTTTGGCATCTTCTTCCAATTCACCttataaaacaaacaattataATTGGAACTCAATTGGCCAAAAAATGCAAGTGAAAGACAAGAAGCAACCCTACTTGACCAGGAAATGCTTCACACATGGCCCTAATTGCTGCATTCAGCTTCCAAGTTTCATTATCTCGAGAAACCGCTTCACCTTCACCCGCACCACAGTTTACCATGAAGCGGCCTCCAGGCATCAATTTCTCAGATAGTTGTAAACCAAGTAGCAGCCTGATCAAGAATAATCATATTACTACAAGTTTTCAGAGTGATTGCATTGCTACAAAATGTAGAAAAATGGAAGTTGTATACACCTGTTCTAACTCTGGCAAAACCTTTCCCTCTGCAAACAGATCAACAACGATGCCTGCATATCCTCCCGAAATAGCAGCTTCGGGAGAAAACATCACCGATGTGAGGGAGTAAGCAGTCCACCCTCTCTAGTTTGCTTCTCCAAGTCGGACAGTCCAAAATATTCTCTGGACAAATGTATCAACTgcaagaaagaagaaagtgtgAGACAATCAAGCAGTTAGTTGGCATTTATAGCAGAATTGAGGATGATAACATATTCACATTACAATTTCATCTATCTCCCAGCCATGAATCTGCAACGATGGCCACAAATCAAGCATCAAATGTGCAGCCGTTCCTCCGCCCTAACATTTCGACTGAGCCATCAATTCAAAGACGAGACTGAGGAAACTTGAGACACTTAATCGTGAGTTAATTTACCAAGCCAAAGATTGCAATAGGGCCCGGAGGAACCACAGGTGGCAATGCACTAAACTCATCCTGCAAATCGACATGATGATTCATAAGTCTTCTTTCCATCATCAAACAACACAGCATGTGCATAAACATACCCAATAGGAATCTGTCCATTTGGTCTCTTTGTTAAGCATGCTATGCACATT
Coding sequences within it:
- the LOC125198267 gene encoding LOW QUALITY PROTEIN: dual specificity protein kinase YAK1 homolog (The sequence of the model RefSeq protein was modified relative to this genomic sequence to represent the inferred CDS: inserted 2 bases in 2 codons), whose translation is MDEVSALPLLGKLNPATQREFNIFLFLIIQDNLMLVARLTKDIVEIYQLCNPQFCYSEELNLKRFLTSPSVGLXNDGCDNENSDLILTVNYSLVNSNLNQRYVVKDVLGQGTFGQVAKCWVAEMNSFVAVKIIKNLPAFYQQALVEVSILTTLNKKFDPEDKHHIVRIYDYFVYQNHLCIVFELLDVNLYELIKLNHFRGXSLSIVQLFSKQILRGLALMKDAGIIHCDLKPENILLSTSVKPAEIKIIDFGSACREDRTVYLYTESVL